A stretch of the Photobacterium sp. CCB-ST2H9 genome encodes the following:
- a CDS encoding DUF2786 domain-containing protein, producing MSEQKRKALKKIAKCLELGNSANVNEAAQAIKMAHRLMLKYGLEKDDIEFIQMGKTKSATLLPTDISQQILKIIRGINRRFGVECVLTNYKGLKQAEFIGVAERAIFAAFAFDVVYREMNQQTGQFRNSFAGTGASQTEVTRRVSSFLAGWIEGALEKLPVLNTDDDHDKRMSNYIDREFENLDRETFKQQLQEAMKGITDDYEKGMKKGRSISVNRPVGGDRREATKLLS from the coding sequence ATGTCTGAACAGAAGCGAAAGGCGCTGAAAAAAATCGCCAAATGCCTCGAATTAGGTAACTCAGCCAATGTCAATGAAGCAGCACAGGCCATCAAGATGGCGCATCGTCTGATGCTGAAGTATGGCCTTGAGAAAGATGACATTGAATTTATCCAGATGGGTAAAACAAAATCAGCAACGCTGTTACCAACAGACATCAGCCAGCAGATCCTGAAAATCATCCGTGGCATCAACCGGCGCTTTGGTGTCGAGTGTGTATTGACCAATTACAAAGGATTGAAGCAGGCCGAGTTTATCGGTGTCGCCGAGCGGGCAATTTTTGCCGCGTTTGCCTTTGATGTGGTTTACCGGGAAATGAACCAGCAAACCGGCCAGTTCCGCAACAGTTTTGCCGGGACAGGTGCCAGTCAGACCGAAGTCACGCGCCGGGTCTCTTCTTTCCTGGCAGGCTGGATTGAAGGGGCATTAGAAAAATTACCCGTTCTGAACACCGATGATGATCATGACAAGCGCATGAGCAACTACATCGATCGTGAATTTGAAAACCTGGATCGTGAGACGTTCAAACAACAACTTCAGGAAGCAATGAAAGGCATCACGGATGACTACGAAAAAGGCATGAAAAAAGGCCGATCCATTTCGGTCAACCGCCCTGTCGGCGGCGATCGCCGGGAAGCCACTAAACTACTGAGCTGA
- a CDS encoding DUF411 domain-containing protein, which yields MKKTHQLLSAALLMMSLSSVAAEVIEGTNYQSPSCGCCKGWVKHMNDNGFDIKMTFENNLHPIKQANGIHPEYASCHTAKIQGYVFEGHVPAQDIKRFLAEKPANLKGLAVAGMPMGSPGMEYNDQKMPYDVVAFDQDGNTVVWASHHQPQTP from the coding sequence ATGAAAAAAACACATCAACTCTTATCCGCTGCTCTGCTCATGATGAGCTTGTCCTCTGTCGCAGCAGAGGTGATTGAGGGCACAAATTATCAGTCTCCGTCCTGTGGTTGTTGCAAGGGCTGGGTCAAACACATGAATGACAATGGGTTTGATATCAAAATGACCTTCGAGAATAACCTGCATCCAATTAAGCAAGCGAATGGCATTCATCCTGAGTACGCCTCCTGCCATACGGCAAAAATTCAGGGGTATGTCTTTGAAGGCCACGTTCCGGCCCAGGACATCAAACGGTTCCTGGCAGAAAAGCCTGCCAATCTGAAAGGTTTGGCCGTCGCGGGGATGCCGATGGGGTCACCGGGAATGGAATACAATGATCAGAAAATGCCATACGATGTCGTCGCATTTGATCAGGATGGTAATACCGTGGTCTGGGCAAGCCATCATCAGCCACAGACACCGTAA